DNA from Bordetella genomosp. 13:
CATACGCCTGCCTCTGGGTGGCGGCTTGCTGGTCGCCGCCACGGGGCTGCTGCTGTTCGCGCGCGCGCCCGCCGACGGCAGCTTCGCGGTGGACGTGCTGCCGGGCATGCTGTTGCTGGGCCTGGGCGGCGGCATCGCATTCAACCCGCTGCTGCTGGCCGCCATGAGCGACGTGGATACCCACGAGTCCGGCCTGGCCTCGGGCGTGGTGAATACCGCCTTCATGATGGGCGGCTCGCTGGGCCTGGCGGTGTTGGCCAGCCTGGCCTCGGCGCGTACCGGTCATGCCATTGCCGTGGGCGCCGCCCAGGGCACGGCGCTGAACGCGGGCTATCAGCTGGCCTTCGGCGTGGGCGCGCTGTTCGCCGCGCTGGCCGGCGTGCTGGCGTTGCTTCTGGTGCGCACCCGCAATCGCGCGGCCGCCATCGATACCAGTGCGGCAGCATGACGCCGCCTTTGCCAACCGGAGGAAGACCATGAATTACCAAGGCAGCTGCCATTGCGGCGCGATCTCGTTCGAGGTCACCGGCACCATCGACGGAGCGCTGGACTGCAATTGTTCGATGTGCGTGCGCAAGGGCGCCCTGCTGTGGTTCGTGCCGCGCGACGCGCTGCGGCTGGACGCGGCGCCCGATGCCATCGGCACCTATACCTTCAACCGGCACGTCATCAAGCACAACTTCTGCAAGACCTGCGGCATACACGCCTACGGCGAAGGCACGGCGCCCGACGGCACCGCCATGGCGGCCATCAACCTGCGCTGCCTGGAAGGCATCGACCTGACGGGCATACCCGTGCAGCACTACGACGGGCGCGCGGCCTGAGGTCATCCCGGCCGCGCGAGGCGATTCGGCCTCGCGCCGCCGGCCTTGCCGACGTGGCAACCCGGGCTGCCCGAAGGCCCCGGGGCGCGGCGCCGTCTCAGCGCATGGACTCGCGGATTTTCTTGTCCGTGTTGTATTGGCTGAGCGCGTATACCGCCCACAGGGCGGCCGGGATCCAGCCGATCAGCGTGATCTGCAGGATCAGGCAGATGATGCCGGCTATGGGACGGCCGATCGTGAAAAACACCATGAAGGGCAGGAAAATCGCCAGAAGCAGTCGCATGGAATGAAGGCAGGATGATGAGGCTTCCGGGCCGCCCGCGCGGGCCGGAGGGCCGATCCCGCGGACCGGCTCCGCCGCCATGATATCGAATGCTCGTGGCGCTCGCTTGACGAGACGCCGCACCTGCGGCCTGTCGTACGGCAATTCAGCGTTCAACGGGCCCTAGCGGTCGACGCGCGCGTCGCGCTGCATCACATACTCGGGCCCTTCCGTGGCGACGACGCGAAAGCCCAGCCGCTCGTACAGCCGCCGGGCGGGATTGGCATGCAGCACCGACAGCCTCACCGGCAGGCCGTCGCGGTCGGCCTGCTCGAGCAGCGTGGCCAACACCCTGGCCCCCACGCCGTGCCCCTGCCAGGCCGGCGACACCTGCACTTGCTGCACGTACCAATGGTCGGATTCGCGAAAGGCCTTGAACAGGCCCGCGGGTCGCCCGTCGAGCAGGATCACCTGGGCGTCCGCCCAGTGAAACCGCAGGCGCGTCATGTGGGCCGCGTCATCGTCGGGCAGGCCCGCGGCGCGCATATGCGGACCCATGGTGGCCTTGCGCAGCGCCAGCAGGAAGTCCACGTCTGCCTCGGTGGCCGGCCGCAAGGCCATGGCGGGGGTTCGCACGTGCATCGGGTTGTCGTCTCGCGTGTGGAATGTGTGCGCCATCCGGATCGGCTGCGGGTATGCCGCCCCGCGGACGGCGCCGGCTCCGTTCCATGGTAGCCGAGGCCTGCCCTGAAACGCGCTGCATCACCTTTGCGCCGGGTCGGAACCACCGCACGGCCCGCGCCGCAGTAAAGTGGGATATCGACCGCGGCCGGGCGCAAGCCCGTGGCCGGCCGCGGTGCAGGAGCTTCGATCATGCGCACTTCCCTCATTCTGCGCCGCACCGCTGTCGCGGCCCTGATGGTCACCTTGGCCACGCCTGCCCTGGCGGGCCGCGGCGACCGCGGCTGGGGCCATCGCGGAGACTGGGGCGGCCGCCACGGTCACCACGGCCACCACCATCACGGCGGCCACAGCAGCAGTTCCGACGGCTGGTGGATAGGCGGTGCCCTGGCGCTGCTGGCCACGGGCCTCGTGCTGGCCTCGGCCGATGACGGGCCCGACTACGCCTCGCCCGGCACGTACTCGTATTCCTACGGCGACCAGGGGTACGGCTACGCCGCTCCGGTCGACCCGCCGGTCACGTACTCGGTGCCGCCGGACGCGTACAACCCGCCCGCATCGGTCGATCGGCCGTCGCAACAGGGTTACGCAGCGCAACCGCCGCAGGCCTACGCATCGCCGCCGCAGGCGTACGACTCCGCTGCGCGATCCTATGAGGCCCAGCCGCAGGTCCAGAGGCAGGCGCCGCAGGCCGCGCCTCGCGCCGCGTCCGCAGCCGGCGACCGTGCCCAGTGCCATCGCCAGGCCGTCAACTACAGCGGCTACGATCCGGCCAGCCCCTCGGCCTGGACCACGGCAGTCGCCGTGGATAGCTACAACCGGGCGCTGCAAGGCTGCCTGGGCGCAGGCTGAGACTGGGCCATCGCTGAAACCGCGCGCAGGCTGGGGATGCGCGCGGCTGAAAATGCGCGACGCGTGACGCGCGGCGCGCCGAAGGGGCCGGCCCGGACCGGCCCCTTGCCTCGTCAAGGCCGCGTCACGTCGAACACCTGGTTCTTCGTCGACGGGCCGAACGACAGCCACGTGCCCTGCAGCGGCTGCTGCTCCACGCCCGGCTTGTTCCAGTCGCACACGCCTTCGGGGAATATCCCGCGCAGCCTGTCCAGCTGCGTGCCGGTGAGCGTGACCGCGTAATCGGCGGCGTCCACCGGCTTGAGCTGGCACTTGACGATGTCGTCGGCCAGCGGCGCGCCCGCGACCAGCCTCGGCGTGGTGCCGGCGGGATAGAGCGTGTTGCACTGCCCCGGACCGTCGGCCGTGGACGGCTCCACGATCTTCGTGCCGTCGGCGGCGAAGCACGCATCCACCAGGTCGGCAGGCTTGGCGCGCACGATGCGCTCGGCCTTGTCGCCCGGCGCCTCGTCGTCCAGCGCGGCCATCAGCCAGCGGTCCATGTGGTCGAACAGGTTGCCGGCGCCGGCGATCGGACCGGGGCCCAGGATGACGTGGTTGTCGAAGTCGCCGTTGGCCTTCTTCAGGCGTTCGCGCACCGAATACGAGTGGATCTTGTTGTGGATGTCCCCGCCGACCGCGTCGTCGAAGTAGTCGCGGTGCTCCAGGATGGCGGTGCCGGCCAGCCCGCCCCCGCCGTTCGTGATGCGCCCCGACTGGTACGCGCGCCGTATCGCCGGCAGGTCGCCCGCGGTGCGCTGCGCGGTAGGCTGCAGGTCCACGTCCAGCCCGCCGATGTGCTCGTTCAGGTCGAGGAACTCGTCCACGGTGATGGCCCCGCTGTTCAGCGCCTTCAGCCCATACTGCACGCCCACGTTGTCGATCGGACGCAGCGCGAAGCCGCGCGCGTCCTTGCCGTACACGTTCACCGTATGGTCGTAGACCGTGGCGCGCGAGCCGGTGGGGTTGTTGACCGGGTGATAGCGCAGTTCGCTGGGGAAGCCCGAGGGGAACGACACCAGCGGATCGAGCCGGCCGGCGCTGCCGCTCATCGCGGCGATGTTGCCCACCTGCAGGTAGCCCGAGATGGCGCGCTTCTTGTCGTCGCTGTACGCCAGCCCGCCCGGCCGGTTGAAGTAATTGTTCAGCAGGCGCGAATCGAACACCTTGAACAGCGTGGCCGAGGTCACGTCGGGGAACACCATGTTGACGATGATGCCGTCGAACAGCCCGGGAAAATTGTCGGAGGTCTGGAAGCTTTGATAGGCGCCGCCCGACCCGCCCGTGCCGATCGTGTAGGTGGGCACGCCATAGGCCTCGATGAAGCGCTCCTTGGTCATGGCCACGGTTTCCGACGACAGCAGGTCATTGCAGTTCGAGCCGAACACGTTCAGCGTGGACGTCACGGCGGCATAGCCGCGCCGCATCCAGTCGTCCACGATCAGCGTGCCGAAGGTATCGCCCTGCGTGTACCAGCCGCCCTGGCAGCCGCCGCCCAACGGATAGATCAGCTTGCCGTTCCAGCCTGCGGACCGCTTGTCCGGACCGATCGGTCCGTCCACCAGCGGGTCGTGCAGCATGGCCGACTGATAGATGCCGCGGTTGATCGTGCCGGTTTCCAGCCGCACCAGGTAGGCGACGCGGCGCTCGGTGGGCTTGCCGGCGTCGATGGTCAGATAGCTCATGTCCGCCGGGTGCGCGGTCGGATTGTTCCAGCGCGAATTGCCGCCCGACGTATTGCGGTAGAAGTAGTCGATGCGCGTGCTGGCCGAGCAGTTCGCGTCCAGCGGGCCGTCCAGGGCGCCGCCGCCCAGCCGGCCGAAACTGGTCAGCTTGCACACGAAGGGCATCTCGTGCGGGCCGGACAGCATGGGTCCCGTGATCGGATAGTTGGTCACCGTCAGGCTGCCCGAGGCGTCCCCGGCACTGGCCTGCAGCGTGCTCTCGCCCAGCTCCATCGATTCCACCAATCCCTGCCAGCGCCCGTCGCCCAGGTCGGTGAACGCGCGCGAGACCTTGCTGCCGTTCAGCGAGACCGTGGGCGGACCGCTGACGCCGGCGGGCAACTGCACCTGGACCAATGCGTCGCCGCCGCTGACATAGTCGGGCAGCGAGGACACGGTGGTCATGGACAGCGATTGCCCCTGGGGAGGTGGCGGAGTCTCTTCATCGTCGTCGTCATCGTCGCTGCCCCCGCACGCGGTGGCCATCAACGCGACGATGGCGGCAAGCAGCACAGTGCGGGCCGGGCCATATGGCCGGCGCATTCCATGGTTCCTGGACATGTCTCCTCTTCCTTTCTCTGTGGTGGGTAATGCGCAAGCCGGGCGCCGGCCAGGCGCGGGCAATGCTGCCGCGCAGGAACGGTCGCCGTGAACTGCGGGCAGCCATGCGGAACGCATGGCGAGATGGTGTCTCCCTCGTACGTTGCCATGGACGCGCGGCGGCGTGGCGCGGCGCGGCAAGGCAATCCGTGTTTGTTATCGGAATGCGGACGACTCTAT
Protein-coding regions in this window:
- a CDS encoding GFA family protein; amino-acid sequence: MNYQGSCHCGAISFEVTGTIDGALDCNCSMCVRKGALLWFVPRDALRLDAAPDAIGTYTFNRHVIKHNFCKTCGIHAYGEGTAPDGTAMAAINLRCLEGIDLTGIPVQHYDGRAA
- a CDS encoding YqaE/Pmp3 family membrane protein, producing MRLLLAIFLPFMVFFTIGRPIAGIICLILQITLIGWIPAALWAVYALSQYNTDKKIRESMR
- a CDS encoding GNAT family N-acetyltransferase, giving the protein MHVRTPAMALRPATEADVDFLLALRKATMGPHMRAAGLPDDDAAHMTRLRFHWADAQVILLDGRPAGLFKAFRESDHWYVQQVQVSPAWQGHGVGARVLATLLEQADRDGLPVRLSVLHANPARRLYERLGFRVVATEGPEYVMQRDARVDR
- a CDS encoding DUF6351 family protein, which gives rise to MRRPYGPARTVLLAAIVALMATACGGSDDDDDDEETPPPPQGQSLSMTTVSSLPDYVSGGDALVQVQLPAGVSGPPTVSLNGSKVSRAFTDLGDGRWQGLVESMELGESTLQASAGDASGSLTVTNYPITGPMLSGPHEMPFVCKLTSFGRLGGGALDGPLDANCSASTRIDYFYRNTSGGNSRWNNPTAHPADMSYLTIDAGKPTERRVAYLVRLETGTINRGIYQSAMLHDPLVDGPIGPDKRSAGWNGKLIYPLGGGCQGGWYTQGDTFGTLIVDDWMRRGYAAVTSTLNVFGSNCNDLLSSETVAMTKERFIEAYGVPTYTIGTGGSGGAYQSFQTSDNFPGLFDGIIVNMVFPDVTSATLFKVFDSRLLNNYFNRPGGLAYSDDKKRAISGYLQVGNIAAMSGSAGRLDPLVSFPSGFPSELRYHPVNNPTGSRATVYDHTVNVYGKDARGFALRPIDNVGVQYGLKALNSGAITVDEFLDLNEHIGGLDVDLQPTAQRTAGDLPAIRRAYQSGRITNGGGGLAGTAILEHRDYFDDAVGGDIHNKIHSYSVRERLKKANGDFDNHVILGPGPIAGAGNLFDHMDRWLMAALDDEAPGDKAERIVRAKPADLVDACFAADGTKIVEPSTADGPGQCNTLYPAGTTPRLVAGAPLADDIVKCQLKPVDAADYAVTLTGTQLDRLRGIFPEGVCDWNKPGVEQQPLQGTWLSFGPSTKNQVFDVTRP